The following coding sequences lie in one Thermodesulforhabdus norvegica genomic window:
- the rpmG gene encoding 50S ribosomal protein L33: protein MRVHVILACSECKNRNYTTTKNKKTTPDKLAFRKYCPKCRKHTVHKETK, encoded by the coding sequence ATGAGAGTTCATGTGATTCTGGCATGTTCTGAATGCAAGAACCGTAACTACACTACAACGAAGAATAAAAAGACCACGCCGGATAAGCTGGCTTTCAGGAAATATTGCCCTAAGTGCAGGAAGCATACGGTTCATAAGGAGACGAAGTAG